One window from the genome of Podospora pseudocomata strain CBS 415.72m chromosome 6, whole genome shotgun sequence encodes:
- the trl1 gene encoding tRNA ligase (EggNog:ENOG503NUZY; COG:J; BUSCO:EOG09261IBJ), whose protein sequence is MTDMVDNPLSLKYKASTDYAKDAVDMKVPYISQDPQQIAGLLRGLDDGAKKGKGRSGFHVKKTKYAVAASPTKATVDSWRFQEWDYKRRDLPTYARGLFTTKRQDGTPEIVIRGYDKFFNCGEVRETDWDNILSRTKGPYELTLKENGCIIFISGLEDDTLLVCSKHSTGDRQDAEHSHASVGEKHIERQLQRIGKTKEDLARELRRRNATAVAELCDDNFEEHILAYGPDKAGLYLHGINLNLPEFFTYPSQLVQKFAEDWGFVKTGLIMIDDIKEVKAFLEEVAETGAHDGRDVEGFVIRCKMSHDSTKQPFMDWFFKYKFEEPYLMYRQWRECTKSLISGKQPRIKKHVKITEEYLLYARKRLAADRNLGKLYQQNHGIIKLRNDFLEFKQMKGSDAANFEELHGNGGLTEVTRDVIVVPIATIGCGKTTIGVALTKLFGWGHIQNDNITGPKRPPRFTKALLDELDEVTAVFADRNNAQKHERKQLITDVKLQHTNARLVALHFVHNDVENIRKITQDRVLSRGDNHQTIQAATDMGKVVGIMEGFLHRFEPCDPEKEPDAGFDAVIDLDPTVGSRANLEIVIKELHRLYPKLVTEVPSPEAMDEAIKAALEGHTPNLRHNIPDRSNNKGKKPHQQINPVTGRQIKKKPLEYMSVDVQTKDVLDALEKAFASVGNEQAKFYKMLQGQRRIQAKFHVTLMHRAGAKENKELWDRYVAVHEADGQIHDDGRLGEMEVQLERVVFDERVMAIVVRLVPGEGDVITVMGKDGKEETKPKWECVNRVAHITVGTRSDGIKPKESNDLLMRWLEDAGEAVSRGHANGDDGGGGGGGGGGGGRNRNRWWRYGRGQRDAPRGRNGKVRGGGLDYGGGGAKL, encoded by the exons ATGACGGATATGGTAGATAACCCACTTTCGCTTAAATACAAGGCTTCGACCGACTACGCCAAAGATGCAGTCGACATGAAAGTCCCATACATCAGCCAAGATCCCCAGCAGATCGCTGGCCTTCTCCGCGGCCTCGATGACGGTGCCAAAAAGGGCAAGGGAAGGAGCGGCTTCCACGTCAAGAAGACAAAGTACGCCGTTGCCGCCTCGCCAACCAAGGCGACAGTAGACTCGTGGAGATTTCAGGAGTGGGACTACAAGCGAAGAGATCTCCCAACCTACGCTCGCGGCCTGTTCACCACCAAACGACAGGACGGCACCCCGGAAATCGTCATTCGGGGGTACGACAAGTTTTTCAACTGCGGCGAGGTACGCGAGACGGATTGGGACAATATTCTGAGCAGAACCAAGGGCCCATATGAGCTCACGCTGAAAGAAAACGGAtgcatcatcttcatcagcgGGCTTGAGGACGACACACTTCTTGTCTGCAGCAAACACTCGACTGGAGACCGGCAGGATGCTGAGCACAGCCACGCCAGCGTTGGCGAGAAGCATATCGAGAGACAGTTGCAGCGTATTGGAAAAACCAAGGAGGATTTGGCCAGGGAACTGAGAAGGAGGAACGccactgctgttgctgagcttTGCGATGACAACTTTGAGGAGCATATTTTGGCCTACGGGCCGGACAAGGCCGGTCTTTACCTTCAcggcatcaacctcaaccttccTGAATTCTTCACCTACCCTTCGCAGCTTGTCCAGAAGTTCGCCGAGGACTGGGGCTTCGTCAAGACGGGGCTCATCATGATTGACGATATCAAGGAGGTCAAAGCTTTCcttgaggaggttgccgaAACCGGAGCACATGATGGGCGTGACGTGGAGGGCTTTGTCATCCGCTGCAAGATGAGCCACGATTCTACGAAGCAACCTTTTATGGATTGGTTCTTCAAGTACAAGTTCGAGGAGCCCTATCTGATGTACCGCCAGTGGAGAGAGTGCACCAAGTCTCTGATCTCGGGGAAGCAGCCGAGGATCAAGAAGCACGTCAAGATCACTGAGGAGTATCTTTTGTACGCCCGCAAGAGGTTGGCCGCTGATCGAAACTTGGGCAAGCTCTACCAGCAGAACCATGGCATCATCAAGCTGAGAAACGACTTCCTCGAGTTCAAGCAGATGAAGGGGTCTGATGCCGCCAATTTTGAGGAATTGCATGGCAACGGAGGGCTCACCGAGGTGACACGAGATGTGATTGTTGTTCCGATCGCTACTATTGGATGCGGTAAGACGACTATCGGAGTTGCTCTCACCAAGCTCTTCGGCTGGGGTCACATCCAGAATGACAACATCACCGGTCCCAAGCGCCCTCCGCGTTTCACCAAGGCTCtccttgacgagcttgaCGAGGTCACTGCCGTCTTTGCCGACCGCAACAACGCCCAGAAGCACGAACGCAAGCAGTTGATCACGGATGTCAAGCTTCAGCACACCAATGCCAGGCTTGTGGCTCTCCACTTTGTCCACAACGACGTCGAAAACATCCGAAAGATCACCCAGGACCGCGTGCTCAGCCGTGGCGACAACCACCAGACCATCCAGGCTGCCACGGACATGGGCAAGGTAGTCGGTATCATGGAGGGATTCCTCCACCGGTTTGAGCCCTGCGATCCAGAGAAGGAGCCAGATGCCGGTTTCGACGCCGTGATTGACCTCGACCCTACCGTCGGAAGCAGAGCCAACCTCGAGATTGTCATCAAGGAGCTTCACCGTCTCTACCCCAAGCTTGTCACTGAGGTTCCTTCTCCTGAGGCTATGGATGAGGCCATCAAGGCTGCTCTGGAGGGGCATACTCCTAATCTGAGACACAACATCCCCGATCgctccaacaacaagggcaagaagcCTCACCAACAGATCAACCCTGTTACTGGCAGgcagatcaagaagaagcctcTCGAATACATGTCTGTCGACGTCCAGACCAAGGACGTGTTGGACGCGCTGGAGAAGGCTTTCGCCTCAGTGGGCAACGAGCAGGCAAAGTTTTACAAGATGCTTCAGGGCCAGAGGAGGATCCAGGCCAAGTTCCACGTTACGTTGATGCACCGCGCTGGAGCCAAGGAGAATAAAGAACTTTGGGATCGGTATGTGGCTGTTCATGAGGCGGATGGGCAGATTCATGACGATGGGAggctgggggagatggaggttcagcttgagagggtggtgtttgatgagagGGTTATGGCGATTGTGGTTAGGCTGGtgcctggggagggggatgtgatTACTGTTATggggaaggatgggaaggaggagacgaaGCCGAAGTGGGAGTGTGTGAACAGGGTTGCGCATATTACTGTTGGCACGAGGAGCGATGGGATTAAGCCGAAGGAGTCGAATGatttgttgatgaggtggttggAG GATGCTGGGGAGGCTGTTTCGCGGGGGCATGCcaatggtgatgatggtggtggtggtggtggtggtggtggtggtggtgggaggaatAGGAATCGGTGGTGGAGGTATGGGAGGGGGCAGAGGGATGCTCCGAGGGGTAGGAATGGGAAggtgaggggtggggggcTAGAttatgggggtggtggtgccaagTTGTAG